Part of the Acropora palmata chromosome 10, jaAcrPala1.3, whole genome shotgun sequence genome, attcatcagttttcttcaacccggcggattagtgaagattttgtctcaagatccattagacttttgaaaactaataaggcgtttggccttgataaaattagtgcacgtctcttaaaagattcagtggacgttattactccttctttaacaaatttacagataaatattgttaactatttacatgaatgtgaacttcaataaaatgcttgaaacgttaatttttcaacggtcttatgcactgTATTTATGTCAAATAAACAGGatatgaaaagcgggggcagctctagtgatcactatttctagttaaGTAAGATGTACTCGCATCGACGAGACACCTTGTCTGTATCGCATCCCCAAAGAGAAGGCAAGGAGTCTGTCGACATTAATTGAAGTTGATGTAAGCAAGGGGATCATGCACAAAGTGTATGATGAAGAGAAACGCACGTAGCTGGTATATACATGGATATTACTGATTATGCCTTCGAATGACGATACCAAAGCGACTTTAGCGAGAGGTTCGGCAATCATGCCCACGCCCATGTCAGTCATAGCGAGGGAACGGAGCAAGAGTTTGGACGGCGTCTGCATTGAGGAAACAGTTTGTGAAACGCGATTAAAGCGATGGCATTTCCAAGAGATGCAGTGAAAGCGAACAAAGAGCGAAACACCGCAAACCATCGTGGGTGTACTTATATGTCATTGCCGGGTGACTTCCAATGAACAAAGAAGTTCTGATAACGGTTTCCGCTCTCCATGTCTGGAGACGTTTCCTGGCGTCGGTGTTGACCTTTTAACGTGAGATGAAATGTGGCTCTGAATCAGACGTGTGACATTGCAAATTAAACGGAAGTTTTCCTTTAACAACACAAGGCACCTGATATAATGTCACGGATATTGGGCTATGATTGATTCACATTCTAATAACGAGAAATTGTAAACTGACAGCGGAGTTGATCAGTTGGTGAAAAGTATTTCCGATTTTACCCAGCCAATCATGATCGCTCCTGACAGCTGCCCTCGGCTCAAAGAAACTGAGATCTCAAAAAGGGTGTTTGCATGACACCGATGAAATATGCATCTACAACGGTCAGAACATGGTAAGAAAACAGAAtcagaaataattaaaaactgCACTTTTTTTCACGAGACTATTTCATTAATGTACGTAACTGAAGTAATCTCCAAAATCATCCACATTCATAGAAATTGGAGGGGGTACCTTAAAATAGAATTTATAAGAAGATAAAATGAGCTTGCCGCAATCGGTTCCCGGCAGCAAATATCGGACGTGGCTCGGAACGGATCTAAACAAAAGGATATAACCTCAAGAATATCTAGAGTTTTGTAACATATACTCTTAGAGTATAGTGATTCATTGATTGATATATATGGTAGCATGTAATGCTTAATGACTCGTGGAGTCTATAATTAAGGGACACATTAGTAGCTTTTGATTCAAGTCTAGCTCAATTTAGGAATCGTGTTTGAAAATGGACGCCAATCTTTTGTCTACAGATGAATATCCCAGACACTATTGTACTAGAACTGCCCAAGAGTGTTTTTAGATGCGCGAGATTAACTTGGTAAAAGTAAGGtcaatatttttcaattttaaaccTCCGTTTTGTTAACATATATTAAGACTTTCGTCTCCTCCGCTCTATTTGATTTAAttgaaacatgttttgcaCCGTAAAATGAGAACAAGAACTTGGCTAAAACCGAGGTATTCTGTGACGCTGCAGGAAGTGTGGCAGTGTTAtcgctttttttgtttaataccGTTTCAAGATTCAAACTGTCATGTGCTCATCGCGCAATTGCGGTCTGTGCGTCCTTTTTCTCCCACTAACAAATGAATTACGAAGGCGTTTTGCTATACATAAATCGacttcaaaattgaaaatagcTTGTTAAACTAATATCCGCCCTAAATTTGATAAAGCGCAAAATTTCAGCCATAAGAAACTCAGTGACAAGTCATTGAGTGACTAAAGTGCTCATGAGCCCTTGTGTTCTTTGTAGAACTTTTTATCATAAATACAATTTTGTTACTTCAAAGTGGATTGCTTAGGGCGAACAGGGAAATTTCTCCGACACGTGATGGTAGCCCCTAGGATTGAATTGGGAGAGCTGTTCAAGCACTTAAACTACCATATAATCCTGTTATGTGAGAGTAAGTTTCTCGTTCATGGCTTAATGCTAGGCTTAGGCAAAGCCCCTTTTTATAGGTGTAACTGTTAAGTTCTAAGCTgtgaaagttaaaaaattacTGACAGCAAACAAATTATAATTGCAAACATCAATGAGTCGTTGTGATAACTCAATTGCCTTGGAATAAATTAATACCACTTTTATTACTAGCATTAACACTTCTAGCAGCTGGTTTGAGAGAAGTTCACCtcataacaaaatgaaatatagCTAATTTTTTCTAACAATTTTGAACTCTTAGGAGGGTTGAAGAGATGATCTtcaaattttgaggacaaatCAGATCTGAAATGTTTTCACCTTGTCtttagggaccgttcattttttacgaggtagggcgggctggtgggatttgggggggggggggtcacccaaaaaaaaaacggccttAAAGGGGGGgtcatctaaaaaaaataagggaaaaggggggtcacgtaaaatattacctttattggaggggggtcgtggaaaaaaaattagttacttgggggggtggggggggtcatgcaactttctaatgacacttcaaaaaattccaccagccccccctacctcgtaaaaaatgaacggtcccttagAACTCAAGCGGGATTTTTACCGTTGCTAATAAAAGCTCATATAACGACTCCTCTAAAATGTGGAAAAGTTGATTATCCAAAACAACCTGCAGCCTTGACACCACtgtttttgaatgaaaatggaCCGATATTTGAACAAGGGGAAAAAACTGACATGTCAGCAACATTTACAAGAGGAGAAAAGCTGTTGAATTGTCtctttcattgcttttttcaCTGCCTTCATCTTCCAGCAGTAAAGGAGCGGGTTTAAAGATGAgttaaacaaaagcaaagttCCCGCATATCTCCATGCGAGAATAAGCGAGAGACTTGCTCCTCTTCGTGAAATGAGAGCTTGAATTATACTATATGGTAGATAGCAGACGATCAATGCCAGCTGCACCCACAACACAATATACACTGTGTTTCTGTACCGCGACGAATTCACAGGAGCTGCTTCGTTTTGTCTTCGCCAAAAAGTACGAGTGTCAACTTGGTTTTGATTCCGGCGgagcaaaataaatattttggcGTAAGAGAAACCAGATGTTGCTAGACACGAAAATAAGATAAGGACTCCGTACACGGTCGTTACTGGGGAACTAATAAACGAAACAGCCATAAAAGCGATGGACAGAATCCAAAAGAAAATCACTGTGGCATACATTCGCTTTAAGGTGACAAATTGCCGGTATCGGAGCCCCAAAGACAGAGCAAAAAGTCTGTCTACGTTTATAGCAGTTGATGTCAGCAGAGACACCGTACACAAAACATAAGACGCTAAGAAACGCGCATTACTAGCATATCGACAAACGTGGAGTTCTCCGTGAACTTGTGACATCAAAGACACAACAGTTAGAGGCTGTGAAATGACACTGACACACAAATCTGTTGCAGCCAGGGTGCGAAACAAGAGTTTAGACGGTGGGTGAAGTGTAGACACCTTGGAAAGAGCCGATAGAACCGTTGCATTTCCAAGAAATGCTGATACGGATAGAAGAATGTTTAAAGCTGAAATCCATCGAAGCTCTTCATGTATTCCTTTAGTGAACACCTTGGAACAAAGTAAATCTGTCAGCGTTTCCTGGTCTTCAGATTTGGAATCGTTTGCCAGCGCCATTAAAGCATTATTTGTTAGTGCCAATTCGATGCAAGGGCAATTGGAGCAAAGAGAGGTTTGGCGGCTTTTTAAAAGCCAACGGAAGTCTTTAAATATGGCTGATTCATAAATTTACTTTACGGGCCTTTGTAAATAATTGATGTGCAGAAAAATAGACTCTAATGGGTTATAGCGAATGCGGCGAACTTCTCCCAGTTGGACGTCGCTCGCATGAATGAGCACTAAAAAACTCGGCTTGGGTCAGAGCAATGGAACTTTGTTTCGGACAGAACAGCCAAAGAAACGAATACTGTTTTGTTTCCTAACGTAAGGTCCAACGTGGTTTAGAATTAATTATACCTCATCAAAACCCCAAAACACCCCTTTAAAAAAGATTTCCTACTTTGCACATTAGAGATggggtttgaaaaaaaaaacatttgattataggttttgattaattttgacTTCCTTTTCTACAAACTCCACATGCTTTTTGAAAAGCTTGCTGGTGTTTTGAATATTCTCCGGAAATTTGGCTCATTTAAGGCCGCGTAACGTGATCGTTGACACCTGATCTGTTTGACTACAATTCGTGTATTCTGTTCAACATAGACATCTATCGATAGGCTTTGTTTTATCAAAAAGCTCTGCTTCGCCCCTTAACTTAGCATTCCATGTAGTGACAATGACAGTTAAATCTTCGTGTTCCGGCTTTTTAACTCCACTAATTGACCAAAGCGCTTTACAGTtcataatattaaaataattaaaaatatccCACTAGTAATAAAGTATGAATAAATTAGAA contains:
- the LOC141894488 gene encoding rhodopsin, GQ-coupled-like, which gives rise to MALANDSKSEDQETLTDLLCSKVFTKGIHEELRWISALNILLSVSAFLGNATVLSALSKVSTLHPPSKLLFRTLAATDLCVSVISQPLTVVSLMSQVHGELHVCRYASNARFLASYVLCTVSLLTSTAINVDRLFALSLGLRYRQFVTLKRMYATVIFFWILSIAFMAVSFISSPVTTVYGVLILFSCLATSGFSYAKIFILLRRNQNQVDTRTFWRRQNEAAPVNSSRYRNTVYIVLWVQLALIVCYLPYSIIQALISRRGASLSLILAWRYAGTLLLFNSSLNPLLYCWKMKAVKKAMKETIQQLFSSCKCC